A genomic stretch from Desulfotignum balticum DSM 7044 includes:
- a CDS encoding FG-GAP-like repeat-containing protein: MRSRLFAAFFGCLIGCFMLAAIVPAVSAAPKTVAVLPFTMNSPQDLTFLRNGLFSMLSSRLSDPGKVDVLDRAAVDDALTGSQGDLTQDAARNIGAGLGADYVLFGSLTHFGESVSLDAAMVDITGDKPALTFFEQSNNMGDVIPLVNTFAGDINQKVFNRSIANELYAQPVEQGPRAPGGFQSTGGQGGFVNLQQSGGGGGFATHLSLDMVINAMAVGDLTDDGTLQVVAATDNTLMIHKMSDNHLVSEKQLEFSSNHRIVALDIADINGNGYPEIFVTSFTIQLDGLQSFVVEYNGSDYVTITDNQHYYYRVIDAPDGSQTLMGQRSSKDPFDGPVYIMQAEGSSYTRQKQVRLPRNTSVLSLAKGPVTKESAEEYVMINRFGRLVVTDDGGSSEWESTEKYGGTAHVWLLPQNDPDGSYRERVYIHPRIQFVDMTGEDKPEIVVVQNNEFGGGALGRYKRFENGTIQVLSWNGIALAPMFETLALQGWISDFAVADIDADGKDELIVSVVTQTKLAILAKDMASSIISYELD; this comes from the coding sequence TTGAGATCCAGATTATTTGCCGCATTCTTCGGATGCCTGATCGGTTGTTTCATGTTGGCAGCCATTGTTCCGGCCGTGTCTGCGGCCCCTAAAACTGTGGCTGTGCTTCCCTTTACCATGAATTCCCCCCAGGACCTGACCTTTTTGCGGAACGGATTGTTTTCCATGCTGTCCTCCCGACTGTCGGATCCGGGCAAGGTCGACGTACTGGACCGGGCCGCTGTGGATGATGCGTTGACCGGCAGCCAGGGGGATCTGACCCAGGATGCGGCCCGAAACATCGGTGCTGGTCTGGGTGCGGATTATGTCCTGTTCGGCAGTCTGACCCATTTCGGGGAAAGCGTGAGCCTGGATGCCGCCATGGTGGATATCACGGGTGACAAACCGGCCCTGACTTTTTTTGAGCAGAGCAACAACATGGGGGATGTAATTCCCCTGGTCAACACCTTTGCCGGAGATATCAATCAAAAAGTGTTCAACCGGTCCATTGCCAATGAACTGTACGCTCAGCCTGTAGAGCAGGGACCCCGGGCACCGGGCGGGTTCCAGTCAACCGGAGGGCAGGGCGGATTTGTCAATTTGCAGCAATCCGGGGGCGGCGGCGGATTTGCCACCCATCTGTCACTGGATATGGTGATCAATGCCATGGCAGTGGGGGATCTGACCGATGACGGCACGCTTCAGGTGGTGGCGGCCACCGATAATACCCTGATGATCCATAAGATGTCCGACAATCATCTGGTATCGGAAAAACAGCTGGAATTCAGCAGCAATCATCGCATTGTGGCCCTGGATATCGCAGACATCAACGGCAACGGCTATCCTGAAATTTTTGTCACCAGTTTCACCATCCAGCTGGACGGACTCCAGTCCTTTGTGGTGGAATACAATGGGTCTGACTATGTGACGATCACAGACAATCAGCACTATTATTACCGGGTGATTGACGCGCCGGACGGGTCCCAGACCCTGATGGGCCAGCGAAGCAGTAAAGACCCGTTTGACGGGCCTGTTTATATCATGCAGGCGGAAGGCAGCAGCTATACCCGGCAAAAACAGGTCCGGCTGCCCCGGAACACGTCCGTACTGTCTCTGGCCAAAGGGCCGGTGACCAAAGAATCTGCGGAAGAATACGTGATGATCAACCGGTTCGGCCGCCTGGTGGTGACCGATGACGGGGGAAGTTCTGAATGGGAAAGCACGGAAAAATACGGAGGAACGGCCCATGTCTGGCTGTTGCCCCAAAATGATCCGGACGGCTCCTATCGGGAACGGGTCTATATTCATCCCCGGATTCAATTCGTTGACATGACCGGCGAAGACAAACCGGAAATTGTGGTAGTTCAGAACAATGAGTTCGGCGGAGGTGCCCTGGGCCGGTATAAACGGTTTGAAAATGGCACCATCCAGGTGTTGTCCTGGAACGGCATTGCGCTGGCCCCGATGTTTGAAACCCTGGCCCTTCAGGGGTGGATCAGTGATTTTGCCGTGGCAGATATCGATGCAGACGGAAAAGATGAACTCATCGTGTCGGTGGTGACCCAGACCAAGCTGGCCATTCTGGCCAAAGACATGGCATCCAGCATTATTTCGTATGAATTGGACTGA
- the mutL gene encoding DNA mismatch repair endonuclease MutL yields MIRILPDILSNQIAAGEVVQRPASVVKELVENSIDARATRITVEMDKGGKSLIRVSDDGTGLSRDQALLAIERYATSKIHTKEDLFAIASFGFRGEALPSIASVSKFCLVTRPRDADTATKVEMAGGKLLQVSDTGAPAGTLAEVKHLFFNTPARRKFLKTDTTEAAHITDTLSGLALGNPSVGFRLFSQNRLVKHFPPDQDLVHRAMLVLGNDAADHLYEMDYSVGDIRITGVCANPAVTRATAGRIYLFVNQRLVHDKGVVAALFRGYAGRIMKGRYPVAVVCCDLPCDRVDVNVHPSKREIKFLDARPVYQAVTAAVNTALMAAQQQVSTYTGSRSGPDPRPAGLINAPRFAQSPISWAPDPVPADPLIVRKSKGFRDENHFDPMPDSDGPDPADEVRQTFERFRTSENKSDSPQPAKTPDRSPVPRVVGQVMGTYIVAEQEDALMLVDQHAAHERVVYEALKRRQDHLPADSQYLLVPETLELSAKEADLLSGILPDLAALGLVIEPFGGATFVIKAVPGLLDQTSVKTLVTGMVDTLMETGDTAVSEQWRETCLMSMACHHAIRANRTMSLTEMQTLIQDLLACDNAFHCPHGRPTIVTFDKVQMEKLFKRVV; encoded by the coding sequence ATGATCCGGATTCTGCCGGATATCCTGTCCAACCAGATTGCCGCCGGAGAGGTGGTGCAGCGCCCGGCATCCGTGGTCAAGGAACTGGTGGAAAACAGCATCGATGCCCGAGCCACCCGCATCACTGTGGAGATGGACAAAGGCGGCAAATCATTGATCCGGGTGTCCGATGACGGCACGGGACTGTCCCGGGACCAGGCATTGCTGGCCATTGAGCGGTATGCCACCAGCAAGATCCACACAAAAGAGGACCTGTTTGCCATTGCCAGTTTCGGATTTCGCGGTGAAGCTTTGCCGTCCATTGCATCGGTGTCTAAGTTCTGCCTGGTGACAAGACCCCGGGATGCGGATACCGCCACAAAGGTGGAAATGGCCGGAGGCAAGCTGTTACAGGTGTCGGACACGGGGGCTCCGGCCGGCACCCTGGCGGAGGTCAAGCATCTGTTTTTCAATACCCCGGCCCGGCGCAAATTTTTAAAAACCGACACCACGGAAGCGGCCCACATCACCGATACCCTTTCCGGCCTGGCTTTGGGCAATCCATCCGTGGGATTCCGCCTGTTTTCCCAAAACCGGCTGGTCAAGCATTTCCCGCCTGACCAGGACCTGGTGCACCGGGCCATGCTGGTGCTGGGCAATGATGCCGCGGATCATCTGTACGAGATGGACTACTCAGTGGGAGATATCCGGATCACCGGGGTGTGTGCCAACCCGGCCGTGACAAGGGCGACAGCCGGACGCATCTACCTGTTTGTCAACCAGCGCCTGGTCCATGACAAAGGCGTGGTGGCGGCCCTGTTCCGGGGATATGCCGGCCGGATCATGAAAGGGCGGTATCCCGTGGCCGTGGTGTGCTGTGATCTGCCCTGCGACCGGGTGGATGTGAATGTGCATCCATCCAAACGGGAAATCAAATTCCTGGATGCCCGGCCCGTGTATCAGGCCGTGACCGCGGCCGTGAACACGGCATTGATGGCCGCCCAGCAGCAGGTGTCCACCTATACCGGATCCAGGTCAGGCCCTGATCCCCGGCCGGCCGGCCTCATAAACGCTCCCCGGTTTGCGCAGTCACCCATTTCATGGGCACCCGATCCAGTGCCTGCCGATCCCTTGATTGTCCGAAAATCCAAAGGGTTCCGGGATGAAAATCACTTTGATCCAATGCCGGACTCAGACGGCCCTGACCCGGCGGATGAGGTCCGGCAGACCTTTGAACGGTTCAGGACTTCTGAAAACAAATCAGATTCCCCCCAGCCGGCCAAAACCCCGGATCGATCCCCTGTCCCCCGGGTGGTGGGACAGGTCATGGGAACCTATATTGTGGCGGAACAGGAAGACGCTTTGATGCTGGTGGATCAGCATGCCGCCCATGAACGGGTGGTGTATGAGGCGTTGAAGCGCCGGCAGGATCATTTGCCGGCAGACAGTCAATACCTGCTGGTGCCCGAAACTCTGGAACTGAGCGCCAAAGAAGCGGATCTTCTGTCCGGGATTCTGCCGGACCTGGCGGCACTGGGGCTGGTCATCGAACCCTTCGGGGGCGCCACGTTTGTGATCAAGGCCGTGCCCGGACTCCTGGATCAGACATCCGTTAAAACCCTGGTGACCGGGATGGTGGACACATTGATGGAGACCGGTGACACAGCAGTCAGTGAGCAATGGCGGGAAACCTGCCTGATGTCCATGGCCTGTCATCATGCCATCCGGGCCAACCGGACCATGTCCCTGACGGAAATGCAGACATTGATTCAGGATCTGCTGGCCTGTGACAATGCGTTTCACTGCCCCCATGGCCGGCCCACCATTGTCACCTTTGATAAAGTTCAGATGGAAAAGCTGTTCAAAAGGGTTGTTTGA
- the gatA gene encoding Asp-tRNA(Asn)/Glu-tRNA(Gln) amidotransferase subunit GatA encodes MDLHTLSLARAARMLGEKKISSTELTRAYLDRIKTHDRTLNSFITADADAALAQAAAADDQIASNNHTPFTGIPMALKDLLCTQGMRTTCGSKILDNFVPRYDATVVEKLRQSHSVIIGKTNMDEFAMGSSTENSAYFPTRNPWHVDYVPGGSSGGSAAAVAAQFCSAALGSDTGGSIRQPASHCGVVGLKPTYGRVSRYGLVSYASSLDQIGPITRTVEDAALMMNLIAGHDPKDSTSAPEPVPDFTAGLTAFDKNGLKGMTVGIPKEYLDMPGIDPDVRAVFDNVKTLMESLGATIQSVSLPHTDYVVAAYYIIAPCEASSNLARFDGVKYGFRARDTADLLDMYKQTKSTGFGPEVQRRIIIGTYALSAGYYDAYYGKASQVRALIMADFAKAFETCDILLSPVAPTPAFRIKEKIDDPLTMYLTDIFTLSANMAAVPGISVPAGFSATGLPIGVQMMAGRFDELSLIRAGYGVEKSMNLEPRFPDM; translated from the coding sequence ATGGATTTACATACATTGAGCCTGGCCCGGGCCGCACGGATGCTGGGTGAAAAAAAGATATCTTCCACCGAGCTGACCCGGGCGTATCTGGACCGCATTAAAACCCATGACCGCACACTGAACAGCTTTATCACCGCTGATGCAGATGCGGCCCTGGCCCAGGCAGCAGCAGCGGATGATCAGATTGCATCAAACAACCACACGCCGTTCACCGGCATTCCCATGGCCCTGAAGGATCTTTTGTGCACCCAGGGGATGCGAACCACCTGCGGGTCGAAAATTCTGGACAACTTTGTGCCCCGGTATGATGCCACGGTGGTGGAAAAGCTGCGGCAGTCCCATTCGGTTATCATCGGTAAAACCAATATGGATGAGTTTGCCATGGGATCTTCCACAGAAAATTCCGCCTATTTTCCCACCCGGAATCCCTGGCATGTGGATTATGTGCCCGGCGGTTCCAGCGGTGGTTCCGCGGCGGCTGTGGCGGCACAGTTCTGCAGTGCGGCCTTGGGATCGGATACCGGCGGTTCCATCCGGCAGCCGGCATCCCATTGCGGGGTGGTGGGGCTTAAACCCACCTATGGCCGGGTGTCCCGGTATGGCCTGGTCTCTTATGCCTCTTCCCTGGATCAGATCGGCCCTATCACCCGGACTGTGGAAGATGCGGCCCTGATGATGAACCTGATCGCCGGGCATGACCCGAAAGATTCCACATCCGCGCCGGAGCCGGTGCCGGATTTCACTGCCGGGCTGACCGCTTTTGATAAAAACGGGCTCAAAGGCATGACCGTGGGCATTCCAAAGGAATATCTGGACATGCCGGGAATCGATCCGGATGTGCGGGCCGTGTTTGACAACGTCAAAACGCTCATGGAATCCCTGGGAGCGACGATTCAGTCGGTATCTTTGCCCCATACCGATTATGTGGTGGCAGCCTACTATATCATTGCCCCGTGCGAGGCCAGCTCCAACCTGGCACGGTTTGACGGGGTGAAGTACGGTTTCAGAGCACGGGATACCGCCGATCTTCTGGATATGTACAAGCAGACCAAATCCACAGGGTTCGGCCCGGAAGTGCAGCGCCGGATCATCATCGGTACCTATGCCTTGTCAGCCGGATATTATGATGCGTATTACGGCAAAGCTTCCCAGGTGCGGGCCCTGATCATGGCGGATTTTGCAAAGGCGTTTGAGACCTGTGACATTCTTTTGTCTCCCGTGGCCCCGACCCCGGCATTCCGCATCAAAGAAAAGATCGATGATCCGTTGACCATGTATCTGACCGATATTTTTACGTTGTCCGCCAATATGGCCGCAGTGCCCGGCATTTCCGTGCCCGCGGGATTTTCAGCCACCGGGTTGCCCATCGGTGTTCAGATGATGGCCGGCCGGTTTGATGAACTGTCTTTGATCCGGGCCGGATATGGTGTGGAGAAATCAATGAACCTGGAACCCCGGTTCCCGGATATGTAA
- the gatC gene encoding Asp-tRNA(Asn)/Glu-tRNA(Gln) amidotransferase subunit GatC: MKISEQEVENIAHLARLKMDDKQRQALCGQLSDILGYMDKLAHVDVNGVAPASGAAFMHNILREDVPQTSPGPRVTLANAPEKDQDYYLVPRVVK; this comes from the coding sequence ATGAAAATTTCTGAACAGGAAGTTGAAAATATCGCCCATCTGGCCCGGCTCAAGATGGATGATAAACAAAGACAGGCACTTTGCGGGCAGCTCAGTGATATTTTAGGCTATATGGACAAACTGGCCCATGTGGATGTCAACGGCGTTGCCCCGGCATCCGGGGCCGCGTTTATGCACAATATCCTCAGAGAAGATGTGCCGCAGACAAGCCCCGGGCCCCGGGTGACCCTGGCCAATGCCCCGGAAAAAGATCAAGACTATTATCTGGTCCCCCGGGTGGTGAAATAA
- a CDS encoding SPOR domain-containing protein, translating into MPFKGVLKYIIYIFIGGWLFLLGVMAGRGTSPVTFETQGFQERLQTIVEQYKDPEMTGDPDEKIALHYYDALSDDKGFEEMTIPVPAADPADTFDDTPLPNQDLKEIETGDTRDAKLTDDIPVKTSKKAATFNKAIAEKMMEPPLRDEKTPASGEKPEKSNSQGSYTIQVAAFKSFRDAVTQMTTLEKKGFTATRTTKEMDGITWYRIRIGEFVSRDAAVQYLEKLNQAGINGMIITKD; encoded by the coding sequence ATGCCTTTTAAAGGCGTTTTAAAATATATCATCTATATTTTCATCGGCGGGTGGCTGTTTCTGCTCGGGGTGATGGCCGGCCGGGGGACATCTCCGGTGACATTTGAAACCCAAGGGTTTCAGGAACGCCTCCAGACCATTGTTGAACAATACAAAGATCCGGAAATGACAGGTGATCCGGATGAAAAAATTGCACTCCATTATTATGATGCTTTGAGTGATGACAAAGGATTCGAGGAGATGACAATTCCAGTGCCTGCGGCAGACCCGGCAGATACGTTTGATGACACCCCGTTGCCCAACCAGGATCTCAAGGAAATTGAGACCGGTGATACCAGGGATGCAAAACTGACGGATGACATCCCGGTCAAGACCAGCAAAAAGGCGGCCACGTTCAACAAAGCGATCGCTGAAAAAATGATGGAACCCCCTTTGCGGGATGAGAAAACCCCGGCATCGGGTGAGAAACCGGAAAAATCGAATTCTCAGGGCAGTTACACCATTCAGGTGGCGGCATTTAAATCGTTCCGGGACGCGGTGACCCAGATGACGACCCTGGAGAAAAAAGGATTCACCGCCACCCGGACAACCAAGGAAATGGACGGCATCACCTGGTATCGGATACGGATCGGAGAATTCGTTTCCCGGGATGCGGCCGTCCAATACCTGGAAAAATTGAACCAGGCCGGTATCAACGGCATGATCATTACAAAGGATTGA
- the argS gene encoding arginine--tRNA ligase, translated as MKHIIKNMVTAAARKAVDAGMLVSGHVPEMEIEVPKHDSQGDLSTNFAMVSAAIQKMAPRKIAEAVIAHMEPEDRIDKIEVAGPGFINFFLRPSAWHPVVDQVLAADDRYGASDFGQKERVQVEFVSANPTGPLHVGHGRGAAVGDAVGNILRFAGFSVSKEYYINDSGRQIRTLGTSVWFRLLELAGNTVDFPEDCYKGDYIKDLAREVLDREGPDFINRDEDKAIDVCARYAAGRILEQIRYDLADFGVTFDQWFSEQSLYDSGRVQQSIDVLKKEGRVYEKDGALWFRTQDFGDEKDRVVVRSNGLTTYFASDIAYHQEKYERGFDRVIDVWGADHHGYINRLAAAVMAFGKQRDRFQVILVQLVNLLRGGKPVQMSTRAGEFVTLKDIVDEVGKDAARFMFLSRSYDSGLDFDLEVAKQKSSDNPVYYVQYVHARISGILAKAKTLHPEMDVDFTQGQYLSKLVAQEEIQLIKTLAGFPEQVEKSAATCHPHVIFTYLMTLAAAFHAYYNRHKVITEDTELTLARVSLVLAVKKVIRNGLFLLGVSAPERM; from the coding sequence ATGAAACATATCATAAAAAACATGGTGACTGCTGCGGCCCGAAAAGCGGTGGATGCCGGCATGCTTGTGTCCGGACATGTGCCGGAAATGGAAATTGAAGTACCTAAACATGATTCCCAGGGGGATCTGTCCACCAATTTTGCCATGGTTTCCGCCGCCATCCAGAAAATGGCACCCAGAAAAATTGCCGAAGCCGTGATTGCCCATATGGAACCCGAAGACCGGATCGACAAAATTGAAGTGGCCGGCCCGGGATTTATCAACTTTTTTCTACGACCATCTGCCTGGCATCCGGTGGTGGATCAGGTGCTGGCTGCGGATGACCGGTACGGCGCTTCTGATTTCGGCCAAAAAGAGCGGGTCCAGGTGGAATTTGTCAGTGCCAACCCCACCGGTCCTTTACATGTGGGGCATGGCCGGGGGGCCGCGGTCGGGGATGCGGTGGGCAATATCTTGCGTTTTGCCGGATTTTCAGTATCCAAGGAATATTATATCAATGATTCAGGGCGGCAGATCCGTACGCTGGGGACATCGGTCTGGTTCCGGCTGCTGGAACTGGCCGGAAACACAGTTGATTTTCCTGAAGACTGCTACAAAGGCGATTATATCAAGGATCTGGCCCGTGAAGTTTTGGACCGGGAAGGGCCGGATTTTATAAACAGAGATGAAGACAAAGCCATTGACGTCTGTGCCAGATATGCGGCCGGCCGGATACTTGAACAGATCCGATACGACCTGGCTGATTTCGGCGTGACGTTTGATCAGTGGTTCAGTGAACAGAGCCTGTATGATTCAGGGCGTGTTCAACAGTCCATTGACGTGTTGAAAAAAGAGGGTCGGGTCTATGAAAAAGACGGGGCATTGTGGTTCAGGACCCAAGATTTCGGAGATGAGAAAGACCGGGTGGTGGTGAGAAGCAATGGATTGACCACCTATTTTGCTTCGGATATCGCGTATCACCAGGAAAAATATGAGCGGGGATTCGACCGGGTGATCGATGTATGGGGGGCGGATCATCACGGATATATCAACCGCCTGGCAGCCGCTGTCATGGCTTTTGGAAAACAAAGAGACCGGTTCCAGGTGATTCTGGTACAGCTGGTGAATCTGTTGCGGGGGGGGAAACCCGTTCAGATGTCCACCCGGGCCGGGGAGTTTGTCACGCTCAAAGACATTGTGGATGAAGTGGGAAAAGATGCGGCCCGGTTCATGTTTTTAAGCCGCAGCTATGATTCCGGCCTGGATTTTGATCTGGAAGTGGCCAAGCAGAAGAGCAGTGACAACCCGGTGTATTATGTCCAGTATGTCCATGCCCGAATTTCGGGTATTCTGGCCAAAGCAAAGACCCTGCACCCGGAAATGGATGTGGATTTCACCCAGGGACAATATCTGTCAAAACTGGTGGCCCAAGAAGAGATCCAGTTGATCAAGACGTTGGCCGGGTTTCCCGAACAGGTGGAAAAAAGTGCGGCCACCTGCCATCCCCATGTGATTTTTACCTACCTGATGACCCTGGCAGCGGCTTTTCATGCGTATTATAACCGGCACAAAGTAATTACTGAAGACACGGAACTGACCCTGGCCCGGGTCAGCCTGGTTTTGGCCGTGAAAAAGGTGATCCGGAACGGGCTTTTCCTTTTAGGGGTGTCTGCACCTGAAAGAATGTGA
- a CDS encoding adenylate/guanylate cyclase domain-containing protein — MDHYYKERFHVQQDLIKKIAPLTETGDILEMVREQLRSLIPNAMEVCVLLLDPDAAKYTSPLQCALYDRPVSCQSCKRDRPAVQQAIARKKAVVVADSDPIVRPDGSRMTVGPEYAMPVFVENRILAIVSVVIQPLTRYTRRDFYLIRDFANVLGTILLTARRQWEITREKIRISQTLASLTPFVPGSVRRMADKNPELLTREKETKQVSVLFIDLEGYTGLSATRPEAQVNAVIEKVFSSFVDPIHRSHGEINETSGDGFMIIFKDHDPKTNAMNAVKAAFEIASRCRSVSLSLAGELDIPDMGPMTVNMGISSGTALVGMTRFKGMLDTRMTFTASGSVTNIAARLSDHATGGDILISRTTRDLIEGLWPVYDRGKAKMKGIFEPIQVYSLLKPA; from the coding sequence ATGGATCATTATTATAAAGAACGGTTCCATGTTCAACAGGATCTGATCAAAAAAATTGCGCCATTGACGGAAACCGGTGATATTCTGGAAATGGTCAGAGAACAGTTGCGTTCACTGATTCCCAATGCCATGGAAGTCTGTGTACTGTTGCTGGATCCCGATGCAGCAAAATATACCAGTCCGTTGCAGTGTGCCCTGTATGACCGGCCGGTGAGCTGTCAGTCCTGCAAACGGGACCGCCCGGCGGTTCAGCAGGCCATTGCCAGAAAAAAAGCGGTGGTGGTGGCTGACAGTGATCCCATTGTCCGTCCGGACGGCTCCCGGATGACGGTGGGACCCGAATACGCCATGCCTGTTTTTGTGGAAAACCGGATTCTCGCGATTGTCAGTGTGGTGATCCAGCCGTTGACCCGGTACACACGCAGAGATTTCTATTTGATCCGGGATTTTGCCAATGTTTTGGGAACCATTTTGCTGACGGCACGACGGCAATGGGAGATCACCCGGGAAAAAATCCGTATCAGCCAGACCCTGGCCAGCCTGACGCCGTTTGTACCCGGATCGGTGCGGCGGATGGCGGATAAAAATCCGGAATTGTTGACCCGGGAAAAAGAAACCAAACAGGTCAGTGTCCTGTTCATCGATCTGGAAGGATATACCGGCCTGAGTGCCACCCGGCCGGAAGCCCAGGTCAATGCCGTCATTGAAAAAGTGTTTTCCAGTTTTGTGGATCCCATTCACCGGTCCCATGGGGAGATCAATGAGACCAGCGGGGACGGGTTCATGATTATTTTCAAGGATCATGACCCGAAAACCAATGCCATGAACGCAGTCAAAGCCGCCTTTGAGATTGCTTCCCGGTGCCGGTCCGTCAGTCTTTCCCTGGCCGGTGAGCTTGATATTCCGGATATGGGACCCATGACCGTCAATATGGGAATCAGTTCCGGAACGGCCCTGGTGGGAATGACTAGGTTCAAGGGAATGCTGGACACCCGCATGACGTTCACGGCATCCGGATCCGTGACCAATATTGCGGCCCGGCTGTCGGACCACGCAACGGGCGGGGATATTCTGATCAGCCGGACTACCAGAGATTTGATCGAAGGCCTGTGGCCGGTCTATGACAGAGGAAAAGCAAAAATGAAAGGGATTTTTGAACCCATTCAGGTGTATTCGCTGCTCAAACCGGCATGA
- a CDS encoding acyloxyacyl hydrolase, translating into MRKKKGLAVAGLIACCVLLFCAGVGAEPGRFSVSGGYGKSADSIDIFRIGVQKPFFTRWFESSTGSLSGYFELSYNVWDKSGDTTNGVAFSPVFVYCFNLTDFQHIIPYVEAGIGAAYIDDYHIAGRNLSSHFQFEDRIGIGVQVHRMDFKFGYMHYSNADLKFPNDGIDIFIGTVAWRF; encoded by the coding sequence ATGAGGAAAAAGAAAGGGTTGGCCGTGGCAGGGCTGATTGCCTGCTGCGTGTTGCTGTTTTGTGCCGGGGTCGGGGCGGAACCCGGGCGGTTTTCTGTTTCCGGGGGATATGGAAAAAGCGCTGACAGCATCGATATTTTCCGTATCGGGGTTCAGAAACCATTTTTTACCCGATGGTTTGAATCTTCCACCGGAAGCCTGTCCGGTTATTTTGAGCTGTCATACAATGTGTGGGATAAATCCGGAGACACCACCAACGGGGTGGCATTTTCTCCGGTGTTTGTTTATTGTTTTAACCTGACTGATTTTCAACACATCATCCCTTATGTGGAAGCGGGCATCGGCGCCGCATATATTGATGACTATCACATTGCCGGCCGGAACCTGTCCAGCCATTTTCAGTTTGAAGACCGCATCGGCATCGGGGTGCAGGTGCACCGGATGGATTTCAAGTTCGGATACATGCATTATTCCAATGCAGACCTGAAATTTCCCAATGATGGCATCGATATTTTCATAGGGACGGTGGCATGGCGGTTCTGA
- a CDS encoding RsbRD N-terminal domain-containing protein: MADQLKKKDRAPMTLKQSLIQNHDELLKKWFQATINTYPPQSARILGKDVDRFDNPVGAVTRETLEDVLHLLASDYTSETLEKALDPVIRIRAVQAFSAAEAVSFIFFLKKIGETVMDSAHTREFDRMVDQVVLAGFNRLMKCREDIFLLKATESKRRIHAAFERAGLVKELKEEDLLGSKKS; encoded by the coding sequence ATGGCAGATCAACTCAAAAAAAAAGACCGGGCACCCATGACCCTGAAACAATCCTTGATACAAAACCATGATGAATTACTGAAAAAATGGTTCCAGGCAACCATCAATACCTATCCTCCCCAGAGTGCACGGATTCTGGGAAAAGATGTAGACCGGTTCGACAATCCCGTGGGCGCAGTCACCAGAGAAACCCTGGAAGATGTGCTGCACCTGCTGGCTTCCGATTATACCAGTGAGACCCTTGAAAAAGCCCTGGATCCGGTCATCCGCATCCGGGCGGTCCAGGCATTTTCCGCTGCCGAGGCAGTGAGTTTTATTTTTTTCCTGAAAAAAATCGGAGAAACCGTCATGGATTCAGCCCACACCCGGGAATTCGACCGGATGGTGGACCAGGTCGTTTTAGCCGGGTTCAATCGGCTGATGAAATGCAGAGAAGATATATTCCTTTTAAAGGCCACGGAAAGCAAACGACGGATTCACGCAGCCTTTGAAAGGGCAGGCTTGGTAAAAGAGCTCAAGGAGGAGGACCTGCTTGGCTCAAAAAAATCTTAA